Part of the Zingiber officinale cultivar Zhangliang chromosome 6A, Zo_v1.1, whole genome shotgun sequence genome, AATCGGCGGCTCGGTCAAGCCGTGCGTGCGGGAACTCTGGTTCCCATGGCGATTAGTTAATATAATAAGCTATCGTCGGGCGCTAACGAGctcccccttcttcttcttgctcgcGTCGACGGCAGCGGTTCTCTCTCCCCCATCTCGTCGGCGCTCACCGGTGGTCTCGGCTCTCTACGATCGAGCTGCTATTTCCTGATTCCTCAGTGCTTCTCTTATCTCATCGCTTTTAGATATCGCGACTGACGGGAGTGAGAAGGCACCGCGTGGGGGCGGCTGCTTCTGGGAGGGAGGAGATAGCTTGCGTATTTGATTTGAAGACATTTCGTCGTGGCGTCCAGATCCCAGGTAAATTccgcttaaaaaaaaaattcttttccagCGAAGAAAGTCTTAGGATCAGATTATCATGGCATGTTTTGATCTGTATTGTTAAGTTGGATTCATAGAAGAAGACAGCATGAATTCTCTAGTCGAAACTCCAAACAGGAGAAACAGTATTGATAATTTTGACCGAGAGCTTATCAATTACTATGCCGAAGAAGTTTATCACTTGATTGACTTTTGGTAGCCCATTCCGTGCAAACATCTTTGTTGACTTTTGTCCACATGCTTTGGTAGTCTACAAATCTTTTTTTCGATTTCAATGATGTCAGACTGTATATAAGGTGATTTACAAGCTTTGACAAATGGTTGGAATGTCTGTTATTGTTTTTAATAAATAAGCGCACCTATGACCTTGGTTGGTCTTAGCTCTTAAACTTTCCATGCCATATTTCCCTTACTTATGTCTGCTCTTGCAGAGAACTCTTGCCTGTTATCTCCAGCAATCTACGTCtcttaaaaaaaacaaacttgaTAAATAAATCATTCAGCAATGGCTTGCTTTGCTTGCATATTTAGGAGGAAAGCAACTTTACGCGGGCAACATAATCAATTTAGTGAAGGTAACATATTCTTGATGTTTTTCTGCTACTTAACTTGATGTTGTCCTACCATTTTAACTCATTTCCTTTGATGCTAAGAATAGCTTATTCCACCTTCCTTTGAAGCTTGACATGTTTATTTTTGTCAGACGTTCCTGGAATTGAAAGTGTTACAATTTACACTTTCAAGGAACTGACAAATGCAACCGATGGTTTTAATCCAGCTAACAAAATTGGAGAGGGAGGTTTTGGTTCAGTATATAAGGTGATTTACTAATTTCTGTAGACTGTAGACTTGATCAAAGCTATTAATTTTAGAGAAGTGCCTTTAATATTAGTTCATTGATATAGGGAAGACTTAGAAATGGAAAAGCTATTGCTGTAAAGGTGCTCTCCTCCGAGTCAAAGCAGGGAGCACGTGAGTTTCTGACTGAAATCACAGCGATCTCTGGCATAATTCATGACAATCTTGTCaagctgtatggctgctgtgtaGAGGGATCTCACAGAATTCTCGTTTACAACTATCTCGAGAACAATAGCCTCGCAAAATTCCTTCTTGGTACCTAATacatttcttatgcttttctATATTAGTATTCATGTCTTGACTTAGTATCAGACTAGCAGCCAGGTTCTCATTTTATAGCACATAACAATGTTCTGGTTCCTGCTTTGTTTCAGCTTCCAACCGCAATAACATTTATTTCAACTGGAGATCAACAGTCAAAATTTGCGTTGGTGTTGCTCGTGGGCTTGCATTTCTTCATGAAGAAGTGCAGCCACATATAGTTCACAGAGATATTAAAGCAAGCAACATTCTTCTTGATAAGGATCTAACACCAAAAATTGCTGATTTTGGTTTAGCAAAGCTTCTACCAGCAAATATAACACATGTCAGTACTCGAGTGGCTGGAACAATGTAGGTGTCCTCTTTTCTGAAATAGTATTGATCTATTTGCAGGAAATGCAAAACCAACCCTTGCTTGATGTAGTATATGCAAGTATCTGCCATCAATGAACTCCAATTGAGAAAATGTAAACTGTTCTTTGAGGCTGGTCCTTGCAACAAACATAATTTTTGCTGCATAATAATATAAGGCCAGTGACATATGTCATCCTACTTTGATGACGGGCTCACAAATCTTCACTTTCTTTGTGCAGAGGATACTTGGCACCTGAGTACGCCATCCGTGGACAAGTGACAAGGAAGGCAGATATTTACAGTTATGGCATTCTTCTGCTGGAGATTGTCAGTGGAAGATGCAACACGAATGCACGACTACCTTATCAAGATCAAAATCTTCTTGAAAGGGTAAGAGaagtatataaattaaatataaaatggATGGTGACTTCGAGTTGCACATAAAGTAATTTTTCCAGAAACAATTTTGTTGTTTCTGAAAGATTGGTCTTTGTCTTGAGAATTCTGTTTAGGTTGGATACACTAGTTCAC contains:
- the LOC121997061 gene encoding cold-responsive protein kinase 1-like; translation: MACFACIFRRKATLRGQHNQFSEDVPGIESVTIYTFKELTNATDGFNPANKIGEGGFGSVYKGRLRNGKAIAVKVLSSESKQGAREFLTEITAISGIIHDNLVKLYGCCVEGSHRILVYNYLENNSLAKFLLASNRNNIYFNWRSTVKICVGVARGLAFLHEEVQPHIVHRDIKASNILLDKDLTPKIADFGLAKLLPANITHVSTRVAGTIGYLAPEYAIRGQVTRKADIYSYGILLLEIVSGRCNTNARLPYQDQNLLERTPGITNGLLVLQTWALYESGKLLDIIDTSLTDELDAEEACKFLKVGLLCAQEDMKLRPSMSTVVSMLTGKMDVNSVVITRPGIINDLMDLKIRSKNKADQVNISSNAPSVPGTPSSSDSTTHASRLKIC